The following coding sequences are from one Paenibacillus sp. JDR-2 window:
- a CDS encoding class I SAM-dependent methyltransferase, with product MQERLVKANKIAWETKAYEAWVRQYGTPAELAETLRQTGSHNLRYWLKYIGNPAGKRVLNLLGSHGRKAIAFAMQGAEVTVVDLSAENQRYALDVAAAAQVKLNYICSDALSIPDEEELGQFDIVLMEFGVLHYFSDLYAIFDVVRRRLRTNGRFLLTDFHPFARAWVTTGNLTEPSGNYFEKGIKEGEVAFAKLLPEEEREGLGKVLACSWTVGDILSAAGASGLFIRAFEEIPSSKSPNVPEFYTLVADKIDTALAPLYPNLNEEK from the coding sequence TTGCAGGAACGTTTAGTGAAGGCAAACAAGATTGCTTGGGAGACGAAGGCTTATGAAGCATGGGTTCGGCAATACGGTACTCCGGCTGAATTGGCCGAGACGTTAAGACAGACGGGCAGCCATAATCTGCGTTATTGGCTGAAGTACATAGGAAATCCGGCAGGGAAGCGAGTGCTTAATCTGCTGGGTTCGCATGGCAGAAAAGCGATCGCGTTTGCCATGCAAGGCGCAGAGGTTACGGTCGTGGATTTATCGGCGGAAAATCAGAGGTATGCGCTGGATGTTGCGGCTGCGGCCCAAGTCAAGCTGAACTACATCTGCTCGGATGCCCTGTCTATTCCGGATGAGGAAGAGCTGGGGCAATTCGATATCGTTCTGATGGAGTTTGGCGTCCTGCATTACTTCTCCGATCTTTATGCGATCTTTGATGTTGTCCGCCGGAGGCTGCGCACGAACGGAAGATTTCTGCTGACGGATTTCCATCCTTTTGCAAGGGCTTGGGTAACCACGGGAAATCTTACTGAGCCAAGCGGCAATTACTTTGAAAAAGGGATTAAGGAAGGCGAAGTTGCCTTCGCCAAGCTGCTGCCGGAGGAAGAGAGAGAAGGTCTCGGCAAAGTGCTCGCCTGCAGCTGGACGGTTGGCGATATTTTGTCGGCGGCCGGTGCTTCAGGTTTATTTATTCGAGCCTTTGAAGAAATTCCGAGTTCCAAGAGCCCGAATGTTCCCGAATTCTATACGCTAGTTGCCGACAAGATCGATACCGCTTTGGCGCCGCTT